A window of the Helianthus annuus cultivar XRQ/B chromosome 4, HanXRQr2.0-SUNRISE, whole genome shotgun sequence genome harbors these coding sequences:
- the LOC118491568 gene encoding stress response protein NST1-like: MSDQWSPNSREVPVLKIGDQEAQLYQAAFSTFGGSMGVRPLRDDEESWYDQIKGNLMFPVEGAFASPPTATEGLSRTAKAKTGAGGSKSSGSAGSRNPDAGATPEDDEAEEEDAAAQLIGRKRGRSETTVGVASAPTAVVLPVVGKTSNLRSLYKFSPEIKKKTPEKGVTFSEAASKRPKITIKSSDTAAQDAAKAAEAQRKAEENKRREEAKKKKIEEEKRRRDEEERKREEEERKRKEEEERKRKAEEERVAEAAKKRALEELEKKKAMEQPVNVQGPEVTNPTHSAHVITSKGAGRYASSSASSGGAGGFNPNVIGAKDTVGDIYYKTYNEEERGDAPHQAPWSLKQKRYIS; the protein is encoded by the exons AGGCGCAACTCTATCAAGCTGCCTTCTCCACCTTTGGTGGTTCCATGGGCGTGCGCCCCTTGCGCGACGATGAAGaaagctggtatgaccagattaagGGCAACCTCATGTTTCCGGTTGAAGGTGCCTTTGCTTCGCCGCCAACCgctactgaag GCTTGTCGCGTACAGCTAAGGCAAAAACTGGTGCAGGTGGCTCGAAAagctctgggagcgcgggttctcgtaaccctgatGCTGGCGCGACCCCTGAAGATGATGAGGCGGAAGAAGAAGATGCGGCTGCCCAACTGATTGGCAGGAAGAGAGGTAGGAGCGAAACCACGGTTGGAGTGGCTTCCGCGCCTACTGCTGTTGTGCTTCCCGTGGTTGGGAAAACGAGCAACTTGCGCTCGTTGTATAAATTTTCTCCGG agatcaagaagaagacccctgagaagggtGTCACTTTCAGTGAGGCTGCGTCGAAGAGGCCGAAGATTACTATCAAGTCCTCTGATACTGCTGCTCAGGACGCCGCGAAGGCTGCTGAGGCGCAGCGAAAGGCGGAGGAGAATAAGAGGAGAGAAgaagcaaagaagaaaaagattGAGGAGGAGAAGAGGAGGAGGGATGAAGAAGAGAGAAAGAGGGAGGAGGAGGAGAGAAAAaggaaggaggaggaggagaggaAAAGGAAGGCGGAGGAGGAGAGGGTGGCCGAAGCGGCGAAGAAGAGGGCCCTGGAGGAGTTAGAAAAGAAGAAGGCTATGGAGCAGCCTGTTAATGTTCAAGGGCCTGAGGTTACAAACCCTACCCACTCCGCGCATGTCATTACTTCTAAGGGTGCGGGTCGATATGCTTCAAGCAGCGCGAGCTCTGGTGGTGCAGGGGGTTTTAACCCGAACGTGATCGGGGCGAAGGATACCGTCGGCGATATCTACTATAAAACTTATAATGAAGAAGAACGCGGCGATGCTCCTCACCAAGCCCCTTGGAGCTTAAAGCAAAAAAGATACATTTCATGA